From a single Miscanthus floridulus cultivar M001 chromosome 8, ASM1932011v1, whole genome shotgun sequence genomic region:
- the LOC136471813 gene encoding 11 kDa late embryogenesis abundant protein-like, translated as MQAGKTAMEATKEAAANLGASANAGMQKTRAAVQGQVEKATAHNASDRAAAEANQRERVRAAELEKQDAMRANEAAKERATGAATYQHPSQGAPGIVDASRQGYGGGAAPEGGHVEAGVGETRPIARATGTARPSAAHNPHVGSDVPQPRGTGGQYQ; from the coding sequence ATGCAGGCCGGGAAGACAGCAATGGAGGCGACCAAGGAGGCCGCGGCCAACCTCGGGGCCTCGGCGAACGCCGGCATGCAGAAGACCCGCGCCGCCGTGCAAGGCCaggtggagaaggccacggcgcaCAACGCGTCGGACAGGGCCGCGGCGGAGGCGAACCAGCGGGAGCGCGTGCGCGCCGCGGAGCTGGAGAAGCAGGACGCCATGCGCGCCAACGAGGCCGCCAAGGAGCGCGCCACCGGCGCGGCCACGTACCAGCACCCGTCGCAGGGCGCGCCCGGGATCGTCGACGCCTCCCGGCAGGGTTACGGCGGGGGAGCTGCCCCCGAGGGCGGGCACGTGGAGGCCGGAGTTGGGGAGACCCGCCCCATCGCTAGGGCCACCGGCACGGCGCGGCCCAGCGCCGCCCACAACCCGCACGTCGGGAGCGACGTCCCGCAGCCGCGTGGCACCGGCGGGCAGTACCAGTGA